The proteins below come from a single Isoptericola dokdonensis DS-3 genomic window:
- a CDS encoding LacI family DNA-binding transcriptional regulator, producing MPVTSADVARAAGVSRTTVSYVLNDTPGANISTATRELVRTTAVRLGYAPSAAARALRRGRSDLVVCVLPDWPTGPVVDTVLDLLTDALADRGLFLLVHHHRPSRPLSDLWRAVTPRVVVGLTHFPDEDLRALRQAGIEVVGAGDAGDGGHPGIDAGNQRGLGALQVQHLVERGRRQVAVATTPDRRLREFADLRTDGIRTECARLGLPEPPCVTLDLRLPATQTVRSWVETGVDAVACYNDDVALAVLAGARAAGLAVPGDLAVIGLDDVPAAALAAPPLTSISQPSAAQAAHLAACVEAVLDGAPLPPSPTEPSVVVRRSSS from the coding sequence ATGCCTGTCACCAGCGCCGACGTCGCGCGCGCCGCCGGGGTGTCCCGCACAACGGTGAGCTACGTGCTCAACGACACCCCGGGCGCCAACATCTCGACCGCGACCCGCGAGCTCGTCCGAACCACCGCCGTCCGGCTCGGGTACGCGCCGTCGGCGGCGGCCCGCGCCCTGCGGCGCGGGCGGAGCGACCTGGTCGTGTGCGTCCTGCCCGACTGGCCGACGGGCCCCGTGGTGGACACCGTGCTGGACCTGCTCACCGACGCGCTCGCCGACCGCGGCCTCTTCCTCCTGGTGCACCACCATCGTCCGTCGCGCCCGTTGAGCGACCTGTGGCGGGCGGTGACGCCGCGCGTCGTCGTCGGGCTGACGCACTTCCCCGACGAGGACCTGCGGGCCCTGCGGCAGGCGGGCATCGAGGTGGTCGGGGCGGGGGACGCCGGCGACGGCGGCCACCCGGGCATCGACGCCGGGAACCAGCGCGGGCTGGGCGCCCTCCAGGTGCAGCACCTGGTCGAGCGGGGACGGCGGCAGGTCGCCGTCGCCACGACGCCGGACCGGCGGCTGCGGGAGTTCGCGGACCTGCGCACGGACGGTATCCGCACCGAGTGCGCCCGGCTCGGCCTGCCGGAGCCGCCGTGCGTCACCCTCGACCTCCGCCTGCCCGCGACGCAGACCGTCCGGTCCTGGGTCGAGACGGGCGTCGACGCCGTCGCCTGCTACAACGACGACGTCGCCCTGGCGGTCCTCGCAGGTGCCCGCGCGGCGGGGCTCGCCGTCCCCGGCGACCTCGCGGTGATCGGCCTCGACGACGTGCCCGCCGCCGCGCTGGCCGCACCGCCGCTGACCAGCATCAGCCAGCCGTCCGCCGCCCAGGCCGCGCACCTCGCGGCGTGCGTCGAGGCGGTGCTCGACGGCGCCCCGCTGCCGCCTTCGCCGACGGAGCCGAGCGTCGTCGTCCGGCGTTCCTCGTCCTGA
- a CDS encoding HdeD family acid-resistance protein, protein MTDSGTPLSQRTMGTARRLWGLVYLRAVAYLVVGVLLFVNPDGGLEALRWLIGIAIAAQGILLALEGYAARSAQDDGQQWRLIAGIISIVAAALIVLWPSMTSSVVFLAVGIWACIAGVLGVIAGLRGRVTRNLAWDWQLVNAVLWIILGVAVLARPTDDVTTVAMLLGLYLVLSGAVLAVGGLSTTTRQKDLDKRAGARGRAPRPREDATDRTTTGGPTGDEWDEGDGSAVDRPR, encoded by the coding sequence ATGACCGACAGCGGCACACCGCTCTCCCAGCGGACGATGGGCACTGCCCGCAGGCTGTGGGGGCTCGTCTACCTCCGCGCCGTCGCCTACCTCGTCGTGGGGGTGCTGCTCTTCGTCAACCCGGACGGCGGGCTGGAGGCGCTGCGGTGGCTCATCGGCATCGCGATCGCCGCGCAGGGCATCCTCCTCGCCCTCGAGGGGTACGCCGCCCGGTCCGCGCAGGACGACGGTCAGCAGTGGCGGCTGATCGCCGGGATCATCAGCATCGTCGCCGCCGCGCTCATCGTGCTGTGGCCGTCGATGACCTCGTCCGTCGTGTTCCTCGCCGTCGGGATCTGGGCGTGCATCGCCGGCGTGCTCGGCGTCATCGCCGGGCTCCGTGGCCGCGTCACCCGCAACCTCGCGTGGGACTGGCAGCTCGTCAACGCGGTCCTGTGGATCATCCTGGGCGTCGCCGTCCTCGCCCGCCCCACCGACGACGTCACCACCGTCGCGATGCTCCTCGGCCTCTACCTCGTGCTCTCCGGGGCCGTCCTCGCCGTCGGCGGGCTCTCCACCACCACGCGCCAGAAGGACCTCGACAAGCGCGCCGGCGCCCGCGGCCGGGCCCCCCGACCCCGCGAGGACGCCACCGACCGGACGACGACCGGCGGCCCGACCGGCGACGAGTGGGACGAGGGCGACGGTTCCGCCGTCGACCGACCCCGCTGA
- a CDS encoding DUF4232 domain-containing protein — protein MPRRLAALTVVVVAVALLGLLWWSPWDAGLPSGVRDDVGQAAEVPGVVDVEAQAWDEADGGAVSVTVHLDPDLAPDAAQQAADDAASALAPTGWGTPSAVHVTVVSGEPDDAGERPVELYSPDDGTVALAYRLLAAGAVSVDDTTVTVPDPADLAVAADLVARADLFTPPATLRTADGTATYAAGLVPREATARLVADVAARPDVTSAVFTWNQASPSLLTVTATSAAAAQELAAWLATQDEASVVTPSEAEITVPDGEPVQVWVAGLEPPAVVPHTVPLPDGVEAWPADHDAPDCTGDDLEPTLSAPDAAAGQRYLSVLARNTSGRSCAVDGVPRLVFLDAADAPQDDVRVVAAADGVVPGRVVVPAGESVMSTLQWGAMSTANDPDVTVAVEVTTVTDADPVRLVPEIAPGLGTEAGPATLDVLDGAEVRVSPWVQASSGWSVP, from the coding sequence GTGCCTCGCCGCCTCGCCGCCCTGACCGTCGTCGTGGTGGCGGTCGCGCTCCTCGGCCTGCTCTGGTGGAGCCCGTGGGACGCGGGGCTGCCGTCCGGGGTCCGCGACGACGTCGGGCAGGCCGCCGAGGTACCCGGCGTCGTCGACGTCGAGGCGCAGGCCTGGGACGAGGCCGACGGCGGGGCCGTGAGCGTCACCGTGCACCTCGACCCCGACCTCGCGCCCGACGCCGCGCAGCAGGCCGCCGACGACGCCGCGTCCGCGCTCGCCCCGACCGGCTGGGGCACGCCGTCGGCCGTCCACGTCACGGTCGTCTCCGGTGAGCCGGACGACGCCGGCGAGCGCCCCGTCGAGCTCTACTCGCCCGACGACGGCACCGTCGCGCTCGCCTACCGGCTGCTGGCCGCCGGTGCGGTGTCCGTCGACGACACCACCGTCACCGTGCCGGACCCGGCCGACCTCGCCGTCGCCGCGGACCTCGTGGCCCGGGCCGACCTGTTCACCCCACCGGCCACCCTGCGGACCGCGGACGGCACCGCCACGTACGCGGCCGGGCTCGTGCCGCGGGAGGCCACCGCCCGGCTCGTCGCCGACGTCGCCGCCCGCCCCGACGTCACCTCCGCCGTCTTCACGTGGAACCAGGCGTCGCCGAGCCTGCTCACCGTGACCGCCACGTCGGCGGCCGCCGCGCAGGAGCTCGCCGCGTGGCTCGCCACGCAGGACGAGGCGTCCGTCGTGACCCCCTCCGAGGCCGAGATCACCGTGCCGGACGGCGAGCCGGTGCAGGTCTGGGTCGCAGGGCTCGAACCACCCGCCGTCGTGCCGCACACGGTGCCCCTGCCCGACGGCGTGGAGGCCTGGCCCGCGGATCACGACGCGCCCGACTGCACCGGCGACGACCTCGAACCGACCCTCTCCGCCCCGGACGCCGCAGCCGGGCAGCGCTACCTCTCCGTCCTGGCGCGCAACACGTCCGGCCGGTCGTGCGCCGTCGACGGCGTGCCCCGGCTCGTGTTCCTCGACGCCGCCGACGCACCCCAGGACGACGTCCGGGTCGTCGCCGCGGCGGACGGCGTCGTCCCGGGGCGGGTGGTGGTGCCCGCCGGGGAGTCCGTGATGTCGACCCTCCAGTGGGGTGCCATGTCCACCGCGAACGACCCGGACGTCACCGTCGCGGTGGAGGTCACGACCGTCACCGACGCCGACCCCGTGCGCCTCGTCCCCGAGATCGCGCCGGGTCTCGGCACGGAGGCCGGGCCGGCCACCCTCGACGTCCTCGACGGCGCCGAGGTGCGCGTCAGCCCGTGGGTCCAGGCGTCGTCGGGGTGGTCCGTCCCCTGA
- a CDS encoding NAD(P)/FAD-dependent oxidoreductase, which translates to MDPIVVVGGGLAAARATETLREQGYDGDLVVVAAEAEVPYERPPLSKDYLRGEAGRDTLTPLDAGWYADHGVDLRTATTALALDVAGRTVDTAPGGTLRYSRLLLATGSRVRRLDVPGADHDGVHHLRSVADADRLAAALAEDGPVVVVGDGWIGMEVAASARQLGRDVTVVGREAHPLGVLGAEAAAIFTGVHTEHGVRLLHGRSVVEVLGDGHATGVRLDDGTTLDAVTVVVGIGVTPETELASQAGIELVPGSAGGGLAVEGTLRTSAPDVWAAGDIAAVPSLRYGRLLRFEHWATADETSRHAARAILGESAPYDVLPYFYSDQLDLGMEAKGLTEGEVVVSGSVADRECVLFWVDGGRVQGAMGINVWDRMDDAEELIRATGPVDRAALEAFAA; encoded by the coding sequence ATGGATCCGATCGTCGTCGTCGGAGGCGGGCTCGCCGCGGCCCGCGCGACCGAGACGTTGCGCGAGCAGGGCTACGACGGCGACCTCGTCGTCGTCGCCGCCGAGGCGGAGGTGCCCTACGAGCGGCCGCCGCTGTCCAAGGACTACCTGCGCGGCGAGGCCGGCCGGGACACCCTGACCCCGCTCGACGCCGGCTGGTACGCCGACCACGGCGTCGACCTGCGCACCGCCACCACCGCCCTCGCCCTCGACGTCGCGGGCCGCACCGTCGACACGGCGCCCGGCGGCACCCTGCGGTACTCCCGGCTGCTGCTCGCCACCGGCTCCCGCGTGCGACGCCTCGACGTGCCCGGCGCGGACCACGACGGCGTGCACCACCTGCGCAGCGTCGCCGACGCCGACCGGCTCGCCGCAGCGCTCGCCGAGGACGGCCCGGTCGTGGTCGTCGGGGACGGCTGGATCGGCATGGAGGTCGCGGCGTCGGCGCGGCAGCTCGGGCGGGACGTCACCGTCGTCGGGCGCGAGGCGCACCCGTTGGGCGTGCTCGGCGCCGAGGCGGCGGCGATCTTCACCGGCGTGCACACCGAGCACGGGGTGCGGCTGCTGCACGGCCGCAGCGTCGTGGAGGTGCTCGGCGACGGACACGCCACCGGCGTACGCCTCGACGACGGCACCACGCTCGACGCGGTGACCGTCGTCGTCGGGATCGGCGTGACGCCGGAGACCGAGCTCGCGTCGCAGGCCGGGATCGAGCTGGTGCCGGGCTCCGCGGGCGGCGGCCTCGCCGTCGAGGGGACCCTGCGCACCAGCGCGCCCGACGTCTGGGCGGCGGGCGACATCGCCGCCGTCCCGTCGCTGCGCTACGGGCGCCTGCTGCGGTTCGAGCACTGGGCCACGGCCGACGAGACGAGCAGGCACGCCGCCCGCGCGATCCTCGGGGAGAGCGCGCCCTACGACGTGCTCCCCTACTTCTACTCCGACCAGCTCGACCTCGGCATGGAGGCGAAGGGGCTCACCGAGGGCGAGGTCGTCGTCAGCGGGTCCGTGGCGGACCGCGAGTGCGTGCTGTTCTGGGTGGACGGCGGTCGCGTGCAGGGCGCGATGGGGATCAACGTGTGGGACCGCATGGACGACGCCGAGGAGCTGATCCGCGCCACCGGACCCGTCGACCGCGCCGCGCTGGAGGCGTTCGCCGCCTGA